One window from the genome of Oryza glaberrima chromosome 3, OglaRS2, whole genome shotgun sequence encodes:
- the LOC127767918 gene encoding probable LRR receptor-like serine/threonine-protein kinase At2g16250 yields MLPRCLVAVAVLLLVASHAARGEERRRLLLARQDVLALHGLRGSIGVRAEYWPVKRYPCSWTGVVCRAGRVAELRLTGLRRTRAGARSQGFTVDPLRELTALEVFNASGFPLPGRIPAWFGTGLPASLEVLDLRSTSVNGTLPADLGMSGNLTTLDLAGNSISGSIPATLFLIKGLKFLDLSDNNLTGELPNVSISAGDGTGVFNASGNSLYGAIGDVLGPLRKRFRQVDLSRNYFTEVIGTGFGNSSDGAVDINMNCLSGSSQRSQGDCEAFYKRIGVSLPEPPNALPSPSKKGVKWKYVLAGVLAAAAFLVVLFLVALVFCLMKSGGRRPRGRGLEQNEEGIRSGRRSSSVNPVMLSSMAASPAANGAVKGLPTIVDEFTYEQLHNVTGGFGDDNLVKHGHSGAIYLGELESGFNVVVKKVDLKSSNKNLGELGFLAKNSHGRIVPVLGHLATDEEELLVYKYMAKGDLTSALHRKSVDAEEGLRSLDWITRLKIAIGVAEALCFLHDECSPPLVHRDIQASSVLLDDKFEVCLGSLSDVCTQQSEGSRSFFSRMLRSSKSLDKNASGPPASCSYDVYCFGKVLLELITGNFGVSGSNDTGSEEWLARTLDFIDAHDKEGLSNIVDPSLVVDEDHLEEVWAVSIVAKTCLNPKPSRRPLARYILKALENPLRVVREELQSNSSLTSTSSRSSWHFAFHGDSRRSSELRPTLGQSARKQSVKSQGSDEDEDEEEDSFSFKRASREILPDPVELEKDAVV; encoded by the exons ATGCTCCCGCGctgcctcgtcgccgtcgcggttcTCCTGCTCGTCGCGTCCCACGCCGcgcggggggaggagcggcggcggctgctgctcgcGAGGCAGGACGTGCTCGCGCTCCACGGCCTGCGCGGGTCGATCGGGGTGCGGGCGGAGTACTGGCCGGTGAAGCGCTATCCCTGCAGCTGGACTGGCGTCGTGTGCCGCGCCGGGCGCGTCGCGGAGCTCCGTCTCACCGGGCTCCGCCGCACCCGCGCGGGTGCACGGAGCCAGGGGTTCACCGTCGACCCGCTGCGGGAGCTCACGGCGCTCGAGGTTTTCAACGCCTCGGGGTTCCCGCTCCCTGGTCGGATCCCGGCGTGGTTTGGCACCGGCCTCCCGGCGTCGCTGGAAGTCTTGGACCTCCGCTCCACCTCCGTCAATGGCACGCTTCCAGCCGATCTTGGCATGTCCGGGAACCTGACGACCCTTGACCTCGCCGGTAATAGCATCTCCGGCTCGATTCCGGCGACATTGTTCCTCATCAAGGGCCTCAAATTTCTCGATCTTTCTGACAACAATCTCACCGGGGAGCTACCAAACGTGTCTATCTCTGCCGGTGATGGAACCGGAGTTTTCAACGCTTCCGGGAATTCGTTGTATGGTGCCATTGGAGATGTGCTTGGGCCCCTCAGGAAGAGATTTCGTCAGGTTGATTTGTCGAGAAATTACTTCACTGAGGTGATTGGAACTGGATTTGGGAACAGCTCCGATGGAGCAGTGGACATAAACATGAATTGCTTGTCCGGATCAAGCCAGCGAAGCCAGGGGGATTGTGAAGCATTCTACAAGAGGATTGGTGTTTCATTGCCAGAGCCACCAAATGCATTGCCATCACCAAGCAAGAAAGGGGTGAAGTGGAAGTATGTACTTGCCGGAGTCCTGGCAGCCGCAGCATTTTTGGTGGTTCTTTTCCTTGTAGCATTAGTGTTCTGCTTGATGAAGAGTGGGGGACGGCGACCAAGAGGAAGAGGGTTGGAGCAGAATGAGGAAGGGATTCGATCGGGGCGCAGGAGTAGCAGCGTTAATCCTGTGATGCTGTCATCCATGGCAGCATCACCGGCAGCAAATGGTGCTGTGAAAGGTCTGCCTACCATTGTAGATGAGTTCACCTATGAGCAGTTGCATAATGTTACTGGGGGTTTTGGGGATGACAATCTTGTCAAGCATGGGCACTCTGGGGCCATTTACCTTGGTGAACTGGAGAGTGGCTTCAATGTTGTTGTCAAAAAGGTTGATCTGAAGAGCAGTAATAAGAACTTGGGGGAATTGGGCTTCCTTGCAAAGAATTCCCATGGGAGGATTGTTCCAGTGCTGGGGCATTTGGCCACAGATGAGGAGGAATTGCTGGTCTACAAGTACATGGCAAAGGGAGACTTGACTTCCGCATTGCACAGGAAGTCAGTGGATGCTGAGGAGGGGCTGCGCTCGTTGGATTGGATAACAAGGCTGAAGATCGCCATTGGTGTTGCTGAGGCATTGTGCTTCCTGCACGATGAGTGTAGTCCACCATTGGTTCACAG AGATATCCAGGCAAGCAGTGTGCTTCTTGATGACAAATTTGAAGTGTGTCTTGGAAGTTTGAGTGATGTATGCACTCAACAAAGTGAGGGAAGCAGGAGTTTCTTCTCCAGGATGTTGAGATCATCGAA GTCTCTTGACAAGAACGCATCAG GTCCACCAGCTAGCTGCTCGTATGATGTATACTGCTTTGGAAAGGTGCTACTGGAGCTAATCACCGGGAATTTTGGTGTGAGCGGCTCAAATGACACTGGTTCAGAGGAGTGGTTGGCAAGAACACTGGATTTTATTGACGCCCATGACAAGGAGGGTCTTTCAAACATTGTAGACCCTTCACTTGTAGTAGATGAAGACCACCTAGAAGAGGTATGGGCAGTCTCCATTGTTGCGAAGACATGCCTGAACCCAAAGCCCTCCAGGCGTCCACTGGCTCGGTACATCCTGAAAGCATTGGAGAACCCGCTGCGGGTGGTGAGGGAGGAATTACAGTCGAATTCATCACTCACGAGTACTTCATCTCGAAGCTCTTGGCATTTTGCTTTTCATGGGGACTCGCGCAGGAGCTCGGAGCTCAGGCCAACATTGGGGCAGTCAGCCAGGAAGCAGTCAGTGAAGTCACAAGGAAGTGACGAggatgaggacgaggaggaggattcaTTCTCCTTCAAGAGGGCTTCAAGGGAGATTCTCCCTGACCCGGTAGAGTTGGAAAAGGATGCAGTTGTGTAG